Within Verrucomicrobiota bacterium, the genomic segment AGGCGCCAAGGCGGAGGCGGCGACTGCGCGCATTCGGGTGGCCATTCAACGGGAGGGGTCGCCGCGCCGTTTCAACGAATACGTCCATATTTATTCTGTTGAGCAGACCAACGTTCCCGTATCGAGCATCTACGTGTATGGCCAGATTATGGGCGAGGTCTCGCTCAGTCCCGAAGCCCTGTATTGGAGCGTCGTGGACACGACGAACACGGTGGCGGAGCGCCCGGAATCCATGACGACCCGGCGGGTGACCATTCGCACGGCCAATGGCAAGGCGTTTGACTTGAAGAATCTGCAAAGCTCCATTCAGGGCATCAAGGTGGAACTGGTGCCCAAGGAGGACGGCAAGTTCTATGAGTTGATCGCCCGTCTGGATACGGTGCCGCCGAGCACCGTCAGCGGCAATTTGTCGTTTGAAACTTCGGTGGCGGCGCAGTCCCGGATTGAAGTGCCCGTCATTGTCCATGTGTTCAAACCATGAATGCCTGGCTGAAAGCACCGTTGACGCAAGCCCTGAGCATCGTTCTACTCGGTCTCGGGGTGGGCGTGGCGGGCAATCAGCTCTCGCCGCGCGGGCTGCCCTGGATTACTCCGCCCCGGCAAACCACCAAAGCGGAAGCATTCATTTCGCTCACCCAAGCCAGGGAACTCTGGCAACTCGGCGGCGCTTTCTTTCTGGACGCCCGCGCGCCGGAGGATTACGCCGCCGGCCATATCGGGAACGCGCTGAATCTGCCCGCATTATCGTTCGCGCGACATTTCGGTGAAATAGCGCCCATGCTGACGCCGGAGTCGCTGCTGGTCCTCTATTGCGAAGGCAAGGAATGCGACCTCAGCCATCGTCTGGCCGCAACGATGCGCCAGCAGGGCTACACAAATATCCATCTCCTATCGAATGGCTGGGCCGCTTGGCGCCAGGCGGGGCTGCCGACGACCAAGGGAGGTCAAAAATGAAAACCTCACCGCTCGGATCCTGCGTTAACGCGATGCTGCGTTTGCTCGTGGGCGGGGCGTTTGTGGCCGCTGGCGCCCTCAAGATCGCCGATCCCGCCAAGTTTGCCCAGGACGTGAGCAACTACCGGCTGGTGCCGCACGAACTGATCAACCTGGTGGCGATCCTGGTCCCCTGGCTGGAGGTCACGGCTGGATTGTTTGTGCTGGCCGGCATTTGGCTGCAGGCCGCCGCGCTGGTCATCACCAGCCTGACGGTGCTGTTTTTCGCCATCATTGTATCGGCGCTCGTGCGCGGATTGAATATTGAATGCGGCTGCTTTGGAACGATCGGCGGCAAACATATCGGGCTGGTCAATCTCGCGATTGATTCCACGCTCCTTGTCCTCGCGTCACTTTTGGCCTGGCGATCCAGGGATTGCCCGGCCGACCAAATCTTCAGCGAAGCCGGTACGCAGAATTCTGCGCCACCACTCGAGGCTTCACCGAAGGGCAGTTCGGTAACTGTGCGGGAGTCGCGTCATATTGTGTGTAGCGACCCTCTCCGGTAGCCGACCCGTGCCCTGCGCCCGCCGCAAGGCGGCCGCAGGGCAAACACAGCGGCCCTCCGGGCATCAAACCGTCATGTAGAACGCGCCGCAAGGCCGGCAGATCGCCTTCCTCCTCTCCCCGTAGCCGCCGAAGTAATGAGGCGGATTCAACCGGACGCTCCTTGACCGCTCCCGCAATAATGACCCGCCACGCAAGTCATCCGTCTCCTTACCTCGACGGCTACGGGCGACAGCTTCCGCCGTTTATCCTTCGTAGGTGTCCAAGAGGTGTATTGGACGGCTTTCCGGAGGTCATGCCCTGTTCCCCGCATAGACCGCACCGGGCTGAAAGCCCGTGATGTGATAGCTTGGGGTGAAGCCCCAAGGAAACGATGAACCACCTTGTTGCCACCGCCCTGAAAGGGAGGGATGTTCCATTCCATGATTGCCACCCGCAACGGTGGTGCCGCCCTTACAGGGCGGGGCGGTTGGCGGGAAACTTATTTCCGGGCCTTCAGCCCGGGCTATCACATGACGAGCCTTCGGCCCTTTGTTCCATCCTCACCTTCTCATTGACCCCGCCGCCTCGTTTGCTATGCTTCGCCCATGCCACTTTCGTGGAATGAGATTCGTCACCGCGCCATCGCCTTTGCCAACGAGTGGCAAGGCGAAACCCGCGAGGCTGCCGAGCGCCAAACGTTCTGGAATGAGTTCTTCCATGTGTTCGGCATCCGCCGCCGCACCGTGGCCACGTTCGAGGAGCCGGTCAAGAAACTCTCAGGGGATTGGGGCTTCATTGACCTGTTCTGGCCCGGCAAACTGCTCGTCGAGCACAAGACCGCCGGGGCGGACCTCGGCAAAGCCCACGCGCAAGGCATGGATTACATTCGCGGCTTGAAGAACTCCGGGCGCGATGCGGAAATTCCCCGTTGGCTGCTCGTCTCTGATTTCACGCGCGTTGCGTTGCATGATTTGGAGCCGGAACAAGACCCGGATGCCCCGCTGTTGCAACGGTTGCCGCCCAGCATTGAGTTTCCGCTCGCAGAGTTTCACAAGCATATCCGCCATTTTGCGTTCGTCGCCGGATATACCCAGCATCGGCTGGACCCGGAAAGCCCCGCAAACCTCGAAGCCACCCAGCTCATGTGCAACCTGCACGATGCCTTGGAGCATGGCGGCTACACTGGGCACGAACTCAAACGGTTCCTGGTCCGCATCCTCTTTTGTCTTTTCGCTGAAGACACCGGCCTTTTCCCGACCAAAGGTTTTGAATTGTTAATCCGCGATCGTACCGCCGAGGATGGCTCCGATCTCGGTCTCCGTTTGGCACATCTGTTTCGCATTCTCAACACGGATACCACGCAACGCCAAAAGAACCTGGATGAGGACCTGAGCCAGTTCCCGTATGTGAACGGCGAACTCTTTTCCGAGAAGCTGGAGTTTGCGGATTTCAATGCCGACATGCGTAATGGGCTGCTGGCCTGTTGCCGCTTTCATTGGGAGACTATTTCCCCCGCCGTCTTCGGATCGCTCTTCCAAGCCGTCATGGACAGCAAGGAGCGCCGCCAGGTGGGCGCGCATTATACGGCGGAAAAGAATATCCTGAAACTCATTCGTTCACTGTTTCTGGATGATCTGCGGGCAGAGTTTGAAAGCATCAAGACCAACCGTTCCACCCGCCGCACCGCCCGGCTGGAGGAATTCCATGCTAAACTGGCCAACCTGACGTTCCTCGATCCCGCCTGCGGGTGCGGCAATTTTCTGGTCATCACCTACCGTGAACTGCGCAAGCTGGAATTGGAAGTGCTGCTGGAATTGCACGGTCACCAGCATGAAATGGCACTGGATTACGTTAATAAACTTTCCAAACTCAACGTCCACCAGTTCTACGGCATCGAGATCGAGGAATTCCCGGCCCGCATCGCGGAAGTCGCACTGTGGCTCACCGATCATCAAGCCAACATCGCCCTTTCGCAGGCATTCTCCCAACTGGTGCTGCGGTTGCCGCTGCATTCCTCCCCGCACATCCTCGTAGCGAATGCGCTGCGCACGGATTGGAGTAGGGTCCTTGCGCCGAAAAAATGCTCATTCATTTTGGGGAACCCGCCGTTTGTGGGCGCAAAGCTGTTAAACGCAGAGCAAAAGGCTGATTTGGGTGGCATTTGTGGCCTTGTCAAAAATGGCGGCACGCTCGACTACGTTACCGGCTGGTATTTCAAGGCGGCGGATTATGTGAAAGGAACGACGATTCGTTGCGCGTTCGTTTCCACCAACTCGATCAGCCAGGGCGAACAACCGGGTGTCCTATGGGGCGATCTTTTCGCACGGCATCAGATGAAGATTCATTTTGCGCACCGGACTTTTCCGTGGGAGAGCGAAGCGCGCGGCAAAGCACATGTGCATGTCGTTATCATTGGTTTTGGGGCTGGCGAGGTTGAGAGCAAATTCATTACCGACTACGAAACAGGCGGTGACAATCCCACCTGCACGCAAGTTACGAATGTCAGCCCTTATCTTTTTCAAGGTGGGGATTATGCGCTAATCAATCGAACGAATGCGCTGTGCAACTCACCCGAGATGGGGATTGGCAATAAGCCAATTGATGACGGCAATTATCTTTTCACCGAGGCGGAAAAGCGTGAATTCCTTAAGTTGGAGCCGAATGCCAAAGCCTATTTCCACCCATTCTTTGGAGCGGACGATTTTCTTTATAACAAACCGCGCTGGATTTTGTGGCTTGGTGATGCCGAGCCGCAAACGCTGCGGCGGACGCCCGAAGTAATGAAGCGGATCGAAGCGGTGCGCAAGTTTCGCGAAGCCAGCAGAAGCAGCCCCACCCGAAAACTCGCCTTAACGCCGACCCGTTTTCATGTGGAGAACATGCCGAAAAGCGATTACTTGCTGATCCCACGGCATAGTTCTGAACGCCGCCATTACATTCCCATTGGCTACGTTCAAGCACACATCTTGGCAGGGGATAGCTGCCTCATTCTGCCAGATGCGACGCTATTTCATTTTGCTGTTTTAACGTCTGCCATGCACATGGCTTGGGTAAAGCATGTATGTGGGCGGTTGAAAAGTGATTACCGTTATTCTGCTGGCGTCGTCTATAACAACTTCCCTTGGCCCGAGAACCCCAGCCCAGCCCAACGGAAAACAGTCGAAGCAGCCGCGCAGGCAGTGCTGGATGTGCGGGCCAAGTTTCCCAAGTCCACGCTGGCCGATCTTTACGATCCCGTCGCCATGCCCGCCGCATTGGCCAAAGCCCATGCCACCCTCGACCGCACCGTGGATCGTTGTTATCGCAAAGAATCATTCGAGACAGACCGTCAGCGAGTCGAATACCTGTTCCAGCTTTACGAACAGATCACCGCCCCGTTGGCCCCCACCGCCAAACCAAAGCGTGCCGCCCGCCGCAAAAAGAAAGAGACTGATGTTCCGCCACTTTTGGCGCAACAGGTTCCCAATGCCGATCAAGCCGCCGCGGACGCCGCTCACGCTTATTTCCTCCACGAAGAGCCGCCACCGATAGCACCGGTTAACTGATCACTGCTTTCCCCCCCCCGGCATCCCCAAACATTATCCCACCGCCAAAACCTTGATCACCGATGATTGCATCCACCCGCAACCTTGATCCCTGATCTTGGAACAGCCCAGTGTGACTCCGGGAAGAGTAGTTCTGAACGAGAAAAAGGCCGTAAAAACGAGTTTTTTAGCAGTCAGCCGCTTCCCTGCGGCAAAATGGGGTTTTGACCTGCATCAAAAAAATGCGGCAACGCACAAGTTTTTGTTGACCGATAAATTAGTTTTGATAAATGTCCGGGGTGCCTTCCTGAGGCTGGAAGGCATTTTGAACAATCAAACAACAATTATGAAAAATCTGCTGAACCTCTCTCCAAGGCTTCGAGCCTTGCGTCATTCCTCGTTGCTGTTGCTCGCCGCTGGATTGGCTGCGGGCTTCCCCGCGAAGGCGGCCGTGTTGATCGGGAATCTCGGTGAACCCAATGATACAAATTACAGCGTTAATGACACAGGAACTGCGGCATCCTTTACCGTTGGTGGCTCAAGCGCCGTCCTGGGTGGGATTACCGCGAAATTAAACAATGGAGAAATACCGGGATTCATGGGCGATGGCGTGGTGCATTATCATGCCTTTGTCTATAATGACGTAGCCAGTAATCCAGGGTCATCCTTATACGATCTCGGCAGCTTTACTTACACCACCCCCTATGGAACTGCCAGTGATGTGACTTTCAACGCGCTAACCAGTCCGACGCTCGCCGCCAACACCACGTATTGGGTGGTGCTTACGGTTGATTCCGGTGATTACGGGCAATGGCAGGCATCCCTTGCATCAAAAAATCAAACAGGCGATCCCGGTTGGACCATCGGCGATTCCGCCCGTTTCGTGGGAAATACGTTTGCGTACGATTCAGTTCCCCTGTTTGCCGTGAATGCCGCCGCCGTTCCCGAGCCTTCCACGTGGGCTTTGGCGGGTTTGAGCTTGTTGGGCATGATTAGCTGGCGGCGGTTGGGGCGGAAGCAGGTTTCTTGATGGTCGGCAGTGCCGGGCGCGGCGAACCCGTCACCACCCCCGGCATTCCCCAACATTATCCCGACGCCAAAACCCTGATCACCGACGATTGCATCCGCCGGCAGGTATAGGATGGTTAACCGTGCGGGCGCCACGTCATATCGTGTGTCGTGCCCCGCTCCGGTAGCCAACCCGTGCCTTGCGCTCGCCGTCAGGCGGCCGCAGGGCAAACACCGAGGCCAGCCGGGCAGCAAACCATCTTATAAAACGAGCAGAAAGGCCAGCAGATCGCCTTTCTCCGCGCCGTTCAGCTTGGTGCCGAGCACCAGGTTAAAGAATTCCACCGTGTCCGCCAGGGTCAGGAGCCGCCCATCGTGGAGGTAAGGCGGGGAATCCTTGATCCCGCGCAAAGGGAAGGTTTTGATCGGGCCATCCGCGCTGGCAACCCGGCCATTGATGGTCTTGGTTTTAAAAAACCGTTCCACTTTCAGGTTGTGCATCGAGTTGTCGGTATAATACGGCGGCGCATGGCAAAGCACACATTGGGCCTTGCCAAAGAAGAGATCCTGCCCCCGGAGTTCCGCTGCGGAGGCTTTCTGGGGATCCAATTTCCCAAGCAGGTCGAGTTTCGGCGCCGGCGGAAAATCGAGCAGCGCCTGAAACTCCGCCATAAAATGCACTTGGCTGCCCCGCTCCAGAACATTGACGCCCTTTTTCGTCGCGATCACCGGATCACCGTCGAAATAGGCGCCACGTTGTTCGAACTCCGTAAAATCCTCCACGGATTTCAACGCCCGCTGGGAACCGAACAGGCGTTGGATATTCACGCCTCGCAACGACGGCGTATCCAGCCGATGCCGGTATTCCTGCGGGCGCACGTCGCCGACCAGATGGGTGGCCCCGTTGGCGTGTCCATTGGCGTGACAATCGAAGCAGGCCACACCACGGTGCGGCCGCTCGGAACGGCGGTCGCTGGTTTGATTGAATTGTTGTTGCGGAAACGGGGTCAACAGGAGTCGCAGTCCTTCGATTTGTTTGGGGTTCAAAATGCCGTCGAACAATTCAAAGTAATTGTCCATCGTCACGAGTTTGCCGTGCGTGACGTCGCCCAAGTCCGGGCGGGTCGTCAAAAAGATGGGGGCGGGGAATTCCGGGAGGAAATGGTCCGGCAAATCGAAATCGAGATCGAACCGGGTCAGGTCCCGTCCTTCTTGCCGCTTCATTTCCTCAATCTCAAACTGCGGAAAGAGCATGCCGCCATCCGGATGATTGGGATGAGGCAGGGGCAAAAATCCCGCTGGAAAAAGATCGCGGCGACGGATCTCCTCCGGTGTCAGGGTGGTCAACTGCTCCCAGTTCATGCCGGGGGTGAGCTTTACGCGGATGCCTTGTTGGACGGGTTTGCCCCGGGTCATGGTGACGTTGGGCTCGGGGTCATTGCGTAAATCGTAACGCGCCTTCAGCAGATCCAGTTGCCGCTTCATTACGGTTGCTTTCTCCGCCTTCATCCGGGCCATGGTGGCGGAGAACTCCTCTTTGGGGACGACGGGCATGTAGCTCGACATAGGCTGGCCCAACCCGATGCCAATGCAACCCAGAGCCACCAACCCACATACAAGATGTTTTACTGGTTTCATATTATTGCTCCACGAATGAACGCACGTGTGGACATGTTTGTGCGTTCGGTAATGTCTATATTTGGCACGTCAATCCGCCGCTGGAACGCTTTGGCCTTTGCATAATACTCGTAGCCGCCGCCGTCAGTCGGCGCAAATTAAGGCCCCCTCCTTAACTCTCAGCATTCTCCGGTTTCGGTCAACTGATCACTGATCACTGTTCACTCTTCACTGCCCCCCCTCGTCATTCCCCCGCACCCGCCGGAGCCAGATGAAGCGCGGAACCTTGCTCGATGTCGGCCCTGGTCAATTTTACGTACACGGTGGATTCCTCGTAACTGATCTGGTCAATTTTACTGGTGGATAGTTGCACTTCCCGGTCCGCAAGCCATTCATCGGTTTTGATGACCAGTCTCCCGATCTCCCAAGTCCGGTCGTAAAACAGAAAGTCACACAGGTGACCAATCGGTCCGTCGCTGGCCTGGACGTGGTAGCCGTTCACCGCATTGGTGCTGCGCAGATGGGCATCGGAATGTTCACCCGGCGGCGGATCACTCGCCGGGGTATGTTCACGCTGGAAAGGGGTGGCAGGCATTTCCAAAATCGGAAACCCACTCATTCCCCACACCGCATTCCCTTGCCAGTAATAGGGCCAGCCGTAGTACCGGTAATAGTCTTCTTCGTATTGCCGCGACACTGGCTTGTGCAACTCGATTGAAGGGCTGTGCTCAATCTGTTTGCGGGTCAGGTTCACCCGCAGGAAGTCGCCGGTCGCGTCAAGGCGGCCGAGCGAATGAGGCGAGATCAGAACCTGGCGCCCCGGCAGCCACGCGGCGGTGTCCGCCACCAGATAACGGATCGTCCAGTTTTGATCATCAAAATAGAAGTCTTTCACCTGGCCAATGTGGCCATCGTTGGCGCCGAGTTTGACGCCGCACAACGCTTTAATGCTTTGTAACATAAATCATTCCCAAGGGCTGGGAGCACCTGGTTCAAAGGGTTCGAATTTTCGATTCGTTGGCGTTCTTCAAAGGTAAGTGTTCCGCCTCGTCGAGATGGGCTGCCTCCATCGAGTTACCAACCTTCAAAATCGAGTTATGTTCGCCGAACGGGTTGGCCACGGTTTCCTTGGCGAGCGGATCGGCAATCCATTGGCCATCCACCACCAGGCGGTATTCGTAGCAGCCGGCTGGCAATACGGTTTCCTTCAGCCACCGACCCTGGCCCAAGGGATGCATGGGCTTGGCTGTCGGATGCCAGTCATTGAACGTTCCCGCCACACAAACCGTGGTGGCAGTGGCATGGGAGAATTCAAAGCGAACCGGTTCCAATTGGGGGCCGGTACACTTGACTTGGTTATCATGGTTGTGATTGTGTTTCATAGTCCGTTATTAATCGAAATGTTTTGTTTTTGGTTTTCTGAAAAAATATCCAGTTCCATTCCCCATAACATACGGATAAATCCCGGTGGCGCTATGGGGTGTTACCCTACTGGGGGCAGTGAACAGTAATCAGTAATCAAGTCATCAGTCATCAGTGAGCAGTCAGGGGGATTTGGATGGGGCTGACTTCAAACCTGACAGGGCGCCCAAAATAGCCTGCTGCACTCCGGGGTGATTAAGGTTCCCCAGATGGCCGCCTTGTTCGAAAACCGTCAACTGGCTCGGGGGAAAGGTGGCGTGGAGCCAGACCAGGTCCTCGTCCGCCAGGAGAAAATCGTTATGATTCAGGATGAGGCGAATGTTGGGGTTGCCGCGTAGGGCGGCGTCATACGTCCGTAAATCATTGGCGCTTTTTAACACCTCCGCCGTGGGTGAGGCCAGGCCCTGGGCCTGATAATACGGAATCGCAAATTTCTCAAAATAGTCCTGGAAGGAATACGCCAGAATTTCCTGATACACGGGGTCGCGCCGCAAGCTCCGGATCGGGTGTTGGAGAACGGCTTGATTATGGCGTTGCTGACTGCTGAAAATCACATCGCGCAACGTGAAACGAAACGTCATGCCGATGAGAAATTTGGACTCGATGGCACTGAAGGGCAGCGAGGTGTACGGCGTGAGCTTGTGCTTGCTCAGTTCGGCCACCTTGAGAAAGGTGTTTTCGATGTTGTTGGCGCGTTCCGCGACCGGCCAGTCCAAAGGTGCTCGGTAAAATTCGTCCAGCTTGTCCGCTCCATGAAGCAAGCGGACCGGGGAGTTGATGGCGACAAAGCGGTCAAATTTAATCAAGGGCACCTGATTTGTCGGGGTACTCGCGGCGACAAACAACGAATAATAGGCACCCATGGAATAACCCAACATCACTTTTTTGCCCAACCGATCCGGATAAAGCGCCATGAGGCGCCGATCAATTTCCGTCAACGCGCCATGGATATCCCGCCCGTCCACGGGCAGATAAGCGGGCATGGCCGCCGTCGAGGCATGTTCCATGAACTCGGCGTTGAACGCGCTGCTGACGCATACGGCGGAAAAACCTTGATTGTAAATCAATTCGGCCAGGGCCAGGGAGGGTTGGGAGAGCCGATGCGCGCCCAGCCCGGGAACGATGTACACCACGGGCGCTTTTCCCGGTTGCAACCAATACGTGAACGGCAATTTCCGCCCGGTGGCTGGAATCAGCACCGACCGGGTCTGGCCATGGTCGGGGAACTCCGGGTCTTTAAACGTGAAGAAGACGGATTCGAGGGTTTCCAGCGAGGCTTCGTCCGTTTTTCCCTTCACTTGGAAGTTCGCCACCCGGTTTTTGCGCGCGAACGTCCAGGCATACTGAATCTCGGAATACGGATCCGTTTCCGCCTGACTGAATCGCACCGATTCGCGCACGGTGTCGGCAAAGTCGTTATACATGACCGAGTAGGTGAAATAGCTGTACGGGCCGAGATACGTCAGTGGATTGCTAACTACTAATTTATAGGGTGCGATATAGATCAGGGGGTTGGCGGCGGTGTCGGCGGCCAGGCCAATGGTATCCCGTTCGTTGCTCGGTCCAAAAATCGGCAACATGATAAAACAGGCCGGCTGCCAGCCCCACTGGCCGAACGTCTGGCCGAAATCGGCATCGGACTTCGGAATGTGCCAGCGTTCCGCCACGTCGAAGATGCCGGCCACCCCGACGGTGGTGTTGCAGGCAAACCGGTAGGATTCATCGCGGGCGCCAGTCCACTTTCCCTGGAGCAGATTGTTAATCAAACGTCCCGGGTAAGTGAGGTTCTTGCCAAAGTTTCCGATTTTGGTTCGAACCGATTTCACAACGACAAACCGGTAAACCCGGCTGGTCGGCTTGATGACGCCAGTCATCAGCCCCTTGTTGAAAGACCACATTACCCGATTAAACGGTTCAATGGGGTCAGGGACGGATTTGGGGAGTACCACCGCCTCCGTGGCTGCTGGCTGTGCGCCGCCAATGATGGACTCCTGTCCGCGGGAGGACGGTGCCAGGAACAAGCCGCAGAGCATCAGCGTGAAACCGCAGAGGATATTGCCTGGTTGCACCTTTAAATGACCTACCTTCTTGTTATTTCGAAAAAAATATTTTAGCGCGTCGGCCGGGCGATACCGCCGTGGGAGCGGGCTGGGCTGATCGTTTGGGTTAAAACTGAGGCAGGTTACCTTCGTGGCCGGTTTGATAGGACGGTACCGAATTGCCACGCTCTGGTAGCCATCTTCCTGCCAGTTGATTTGGATTCCGGGTCGGTTTGTTTGCACCGGCAGTAAAGGAACCACGATGGGCTGGAAGGGGCGGAGATAGTGTTGTTCTGTCATGGGTGGAACTATGCGCGAAAAACCGGACGTGCGCCATGGGGTGTTACCCTACTTATGGCTGGTCTTGCGCCGCCACACCGTTACCGTCTGCAACACGCCGAAGACCGCCGCGCCCAAGAGGA encodes:
- a CDS encoding choice-of-anchor R domain-containing protein, with product MKNLLNLSPRLRALRHSSLLLLAAGLAAGFPAKAAVLIGNLGEPNDTNYSVNDTGTAASFTVGGSSAVLGGITAKLNNGEIPGFMGDGVVHYHAFVYNDVASNPGSSLYDLGSFTYTTPYGTASDVTFNALTSPTLAANTTYWVVLTVDSGDYGQWQASLASKNQTGDPGWTIGDSARFVGNTFAYDSVPLFAVNAAAVPEPSTWALAGLSLLGMISWRRLGRKQVS
- a CDS encoding MauE/DoxX family redox-associated membrane protein — its product is MKTSPLGSCVNAMLRLLVGGAFVAAGALKIADPAKFAQDVSNYRLVPHELINLVAILVPWLEVTAGLFVLAGIWLQAAALVITSLTVLFFAIIVSALVRGLNIECGCFGTIGGKHIGLVNLAIDSTLLVLASLLAWRSRDCPADQIFSEAGTQNSAPPLEASPKGSSVTVRESRHIVCSDPLR
- a CDS encoding glycogen-binding domain-containing protein; amino-acid sequence: MKHNHNHDNQVKCTGPQLEPVRFEFSHATATTVCVAGTFNDWHPTAKPMHPLGQGRWLKETVLPAGCYEYRLVVDGQWIADPLAKETVANPFGEHNSILKVGNSMEAAHLDEAEHLPLKNANESKIRTL
- a CDS encoding VacJ family lipoprotein — protein: MTEQHYLRPFQPIVVPLLPVQTNRPGIQINWQEDGYQSVAIRYRPIKPATKVTCLSFNPNDQPSPLPRRYRPADALKYFFRNNKKVGHLKVQPGNILCGFTLMLCGLFLAPSSRGQESIIGGAQPAATEAVVLPKSVPDPIEPFNRVMWSFNKGLMTGVIKPTSRVYRFVVVKSVRTKIGNFGKNLTYPGRLINNLLQGKWTGARDESYRFACNTTVGVAGIFDVAERWHIPKSDADFGQTFGQWGWQPACFIMLPIFGPSNERDTIGLAADTAANPLIYIAPYKLVVSNPLTYLGPYSYFTYSVMYNDFADTVRESVRFSQAETDPYSEIQYAWTFARKNRVANFQVKGKTDEASLETLESVFFTFKDPEFPDHGQTRSVLIPATGRKLPFTYWLQPGKAPVVYIVPGLGAHRLSQPSLALAELIYNQGFSAVCVSSAFNAEFMEHASTAAMPAYLPVDGRDIHGALTEIDRRLMALYPDRLGKKVMLGYSMGAYYSLFVAASTPTNQVPLIKFDRFVAINSPVRLLHGADKLDEFYRAPLDWPVAERANNIENTFLKVAELSKHKLTPYTSLPFSAIESKFLIGMTFRFTLRDVIFSSQQRHNQAVLQHPIRSLRRDPVYQEILAYSFQDYFEKFAIPYYQAQGLASPTAEVLKSANDLRTYDAALRGNPNIRLILNHNDFLLADEDLVWLHATFPPSQLTVFEQGGHLGNLNHPGVQQAILGALSGLKSAPSKSP
- a CDS encoding DNA methyltransferase produces the protein MPLSWNEIRHRAIAFANEWQGETREAAERQTFWNEFFHVFGIRRRTVATFEEPVKKLSGDWGFIDLFWPGKLLVEHKTAGADLGKAHAQGMDYIRGLKNSGRDAEIPRWLLVSDFTRVALHDLEPEQDPDAPLLQRLPPSIEFPLAEFHKHIRHFAFVAGYTQHRLDPESPANLEATQLMCNLHDALEHGGYTGHELKRFLVRILFCLFAEDTGLFPTKGFELLIRDRTAEDGSDLGLRLAHLFRILNTDTTQRQKNLDEDLSQFPYVNGELFSEKLEFADFNADMRNGLLACCRFHWETISPAVFGSLFQAVMDSKERRQVGAHYTAEKNILKLIRSLFLDDLRAEFESIKTNRSTRRTARLEEFHAKLANLTFLDPACGCGNFLVITYRELRKLELEVLLELHGHQHEMALDYVNKLSKLNVHQFYGIEIEEFPARIAEVALWLTDHQANIALSQAFSQLVLRLPLHSSPHILVANALRTDWSRVLAPKKCSFILGNPPFVGAKLLNAEQKADLGGICGLVKNGGTLDYVTGWYFKAADYVKGTTIRCAFVSTNSISQGEQPGVLWGDLFARHQMKIHFAHRTFPWESEARGKAHVHVVIIGFGAGEVESKFITDYETGGDNPTCTQVTNVSPYLFQGGDYALINRTNALCNSPEMGIGNKPIDDGNYLFTEAEKREFLKLEPNAKAYFHPFFGADDFLYNKPRWILWLGDAEPQTLRRTPEVMKRIEAVRKFREASRSSPTRKLALTPTRFHVENMPKSDYLLIPRHSSERRHYIPIGYVQAHILAGDSCLILPDATLFHFAVLTSAMHMAWVKHVCGRLKSDYRYSAGVVYNNFPWPENPSPAQRKTVEAAAQAVLDVRAKFPKSTLADLYDPVAMPAALAKAHATLDRTVDRCYRKESFETDRQRVEYLFQLYEQITAPLAPTAKPKRAARRKKKETDVPPLLAQQVPNADQAAADAAHAYFLHEEPPPIAPVN
- a CDS encoding PRC-barrel domain-containing protein, which produces MLQSIKALCGVKLGANDGHIGQVKDFYFDDQNWTIRYLVADTAAWLPGRQVLISPHSLGRLDATGDFLRVNLTRKQIEHSPSIELHKPVSRQYEEDYYRYYGWPYYWQGNAVWGMSGFPILEMPATPFQREHTPASDPPPGEHSDAHLRSTNAVNGYHVQASDGPIGHLCDFLFYDRTWEIGRLVIKTDEWLADREVQLSTSKIDQISYEESTVYVKLTRADIEQGSALHLAPAGAGE
- a CDS encoding rhodanese-like domain-containing protein — its product is MNAWLKAPLTQALSIVLLGLGVGVAGNQLSPRGLPWITPPRQTTKAEAFISLTQARELWQLGGAFFLDARAPEDYAAGHIGNALNLPALSFARHFGEIAPMLTPESLLVLYCEGKECDLSHRLAATMRQQGYTNIHLLSNGWAAWRQAGLPTTKGGQK
- a CDS encoding cytochrome B6, which translates into the protein MSSYMPVVPKEEFSATMARMKAEKATVMKRQLDLLKARYDLRNDPEPNVTMTRGKPVQQGIRVKLTPGMNWEQLTTLTPEEIRRRDLFPAGFLPLPHPNHPDGGMLFPQFEIEEMKRQEGRDLTRFDLDFDLPDHFLPEFPAPIFLTTRPDLGDVTHGKLVTMDNYFELFDGILNPKQIEGLRLLLTPFPQQQFNQTSDRRSERPHRGVACFDCHANGHANGATHLVGDVRPQEYRHRLDTPSLRGVNIQRLFGSQRALKSVEDFTEFEQRGAYFDGDPVIATKKGVNVLERGSQVHFMAEFQALLDFPPAPKLDLLGKLDPQKASAAELRGQDLFFGKAQCVLCHAPPYYTDNSMHNLKVERFFKTKTINGRVASADGPIKTFPLRGIKDSPPYLHDGRLLTLADTVEFFNLVLGTKLNGAEKGDLLAFLLVL